In Drosophila nasuta strain 15112-1781.00 chromosome 2R, ASM2355853v1, whole genome shotgun sequence, a single genomic region encodes these proteins:
- the LOC132784086 gene encoding LOW QUALITY PROTEIN: protein takeout (The sequence of the model RefSeq protein was modified relative to this genomic sequence to represent the inferred CDS: deleted 1 base in 1 codon) — translation MFCKRIKGAFPAAFLKVCYRDSPDLNTCARESFESLKPRLMNGIPELFIPPMEPLTVPEIKMDQDSGAIYLHSTYKNVKITGMSTHKLNELSIDPSQMKFVVAMTFPKLHLESEYNIKGKIMMMPMLGDGHCFVDLTNIAMHTEMFGEEYTKNGATYLRIKDIKVKYDLQNVHMQLDNLFNGDKALGQRMNDFLNENWKSLAEEVRPLMTKVLVDILRASIDKLFNEFTYEQLLPRMKL, via the exons atgttttgcAAAAGAATTAAAGGTGCTTTTCCAGCCGCATTTCTGAAGGTATGTTATCGCGACTCT CCGGACCTCAATACCTGTGCCCGGGAATCCTTTGAATCTCTAAAGCCCCGCCTTATGAATGGCATCCCAGAACTTTTCATACCACCAATGGAACCGTTGACGGTGCCAGAAATCAAAATGGATCAGGATTCTGGTGCCATCTATCTGCACTCCACTTATAAAAATGTGAAGATAACTGGCATGTCCACACATAAATTGAACGAATTGAGCATCGATCCTAGTCAAATGAAGTTCGTTGTGGCGATGACTTTCCCCAAATTGCACTTGGAATCCGAATATAACATTAAGGGAAAAATCATGATGATGCCGATGTTGGGTGATGGTCATTGTTTTGTGGATCTAA CCAATATCGCAATGCACACGGAAATGTTTGGAGAGGAATATACTAAGAACGGTGCGACCTATTTGAGGATCAAAGACATAAAGGTCAAATACGATCTGCAGAATGTGCACATGCAGTTGGACAATCTCTTCAATGGCGACAAGGCTCTGGGTCAGCGTATGAACGATTTCCTCAATGAGAACTGGAAGTCTTTGGCCGAAGAAGTGCGTCCTCTCATGACTAAGGTGCTCGTGGATATACTGCGTGCCTCAATtgataaattgtttaatgaatTCACCTACGAACAGCTGTTGCCCCGAATGAAGTTGTAA
- the LOC132786665 gene encoding GATA-binding factor A isoform X2, whose amino-acid sequence MGILLSDGDSTSDQQSTRDYPQFSGDYHNVQLQVAAVAASSKMYHSSSAAAAAAYTDLAAAGGAASVSGYHHQQAVNAPVYVPSNRQYNHVAAHFSSAAAAQNAWTTDSFGSAHAQLPAQFYTQNAVMMAPWRSAYDPTGFQRSSPYESAMDFQFGEGRECVNCGAISTPLWRRDGTGHYLCNACGLYHKMNGMNRPLIKPSKRLTATRRMGLCCTNCGTRTTTLWRRNNDGEPVCNACGLYFKLHGVNRPLAMRKDGIQTRKRKPKKTGSGSTASGASGSGSTAEAIKECKEEHDLKPTLSLERHSLSKLHTDLKSSLASSTASSLMSQHHAQQQQQQQQQQQPPPSHQQCFPLYAQQQQQQQLQQQQQQQSQHPQHSHQSQLNARQLHGAASQLYTPSSSSAASAYTTHSSNAADTPTLSNGTPSPHYQHHHLHAAATGSSHGHHAAAAHHHIHAAAAAAAYGVKTEASATNYDYVNNCYFGASFGALGGAATSAMAGGASSELAGYHHQHNVIQAAKLMATS is encoded by the exons ATGGGCATTTTGCTAAGTGATGGCGAT TCCACATCGGATCAGCAGTCGACGCGCGATTATCCGCAGTTCAGCGGCGACTATCACAACGTGCAGCTGCAGGTGGCCGCCGTTGCTGCCAGCTCCAAGATGtatcacagcagcagcgccgcGGCAGCTGCCGCCTATACGGATCTGGCCGCTGCCGGAGGCGCTGCCAGCGTGTCTGGCTACCATCATCAGCAGGCTGTAAATGCACCGGTCTATGTGCCCTCAAATCGCCAGTACAACCATGTGGCGGCCCATTTCAGCAGCGCTGCTGCCGCGCAGAATGCCTGGACAACGGATAGCTTTGGCTCGGCGCATGCCCAGCTGCCGGCACAGTTCTACACACAGAATGCCGTGATGATGGCGCCGTGGCGCAGTGCCTACGATCCCACGGGATTTCAGCGATCTTCGCCCTACGAAAGCGCAATGGATTTTCAGTTTGGTGAGGGACGCGAATGTGTCAACTGCGGTGCCATCTCGACACCGCTCTGGAGACGCGACGGTACCGGTCACTATCTGTGCAACGCTTGCGGATTGTATCACAAGATGAACGGCATGAACAGGCCGTTGATCAAGCCCAGCAAGCGACTG ACTGCCACACGTCGCATGGGTCTGTGCTGCACCAACTGTGGAACACGCACCACAACCCTCTGGAGGCGCAACAATGACGGCGAGCCGGTGTGCAATGCCTGCGGGCTGTACTTCAAGCTGCACGGTGTCAATCGGCCATTGGCTATGCGCAAGGATGGCATTCAGACCCGCAAGCGAAAACCTAAGAAAACAGGCAGCGGCTCAACTGCAAGTGGAGCATCGGGATCCGGATCTACTGCTGAGGCCATCAAAGAGTGCAAGGAGGAGCATG ATCTTAAGCCCACACTTAGCCTGGAACGGCACAGCTTGAGCAAGCTCCACACGGATCTAAAGAGCTCACTCGCGAGTAGCACTGCCAGCAGTCTCATGAGTCAACATCAtgcccaacagcagcagcagcaacaacagcagcaacagccaccaCCGTCACATCAGCAATGCTTTCCTCTCTAtgcccagcaacagcagcaacagcaactgcaacaacagcagcagcaacagtcgcagcATCCTCAACACAGCCATCAGTCGCAATTGAATGCGAGGCAGTTGCACGGGGCCGCATCACAGCTGTATACACCCAGCAGCAGCTCGGCCGCCTCTGCCTACACGACGCACAGTAGCAATGCAGCTGACACGCCCACACTAAGCAATGGCACGCCCTCGCCTCACTATCAGCATCATCATTTGCATGCCGCAGCCACGGGCAGCTCGCACGGTCATCATGCAGCGGCGGCACATCATCACATAcatgccgctgctgcagccgcTGCTTATGGAGTCAAAACGGAGGCAAGTGCCACCAACTATGACTATGTGAACAATTGTTATTTTGGCGCCTCGTTTGGAGCATTGGGTGGAGCTGCCACATCGGCGATGGCAGGTGGCGCGAGTAGCGAACTGGCCGGATATCATCATCAGCACAATGTCATACAGGCAGCCAAACTGATGGCCACATCCTGA
- the LOC132786978 gene encoding protein takeout: protein MFNSANWKFQYSLCAISFIYLLPSTAAYTREIINDKPPLQERPPWLQTCKRSNPNENKCFRQLFEGCFPALAAGIPEIGVKSFEPLTIDQVSLSKGSGNLVLSGGFQNLVIRGPSNATVKRANLDFIRRQLNFELELPKLRIRAKYNLKGNILLLPLVGSGDVAMALKNVNTAVRTKISLHNETTTGDEIIHIDEMKVSFQVGAMRIHLKNLFNGNEILAASINSFLNQNGNEVIQELRPDLELGLADIFHGLWNNVFSKMPTKLWLI from the exons ATGTTTAACTCTGCAAACTGGAAGTTTCAATACAGCTTATGCGCTATCagttttatttatctattacCAAGCACGGCGGCCTACACTCGGGAAATTATTAACGACAAGCCGCCACTGCAGGAGAGAC cACCATGGCTGCAAACCTGTAAGCGATCCAATCCCAATGAGAACAAATGCTTCCGACAGTTATTTGAGGGCTGTTTTCCCGCTCTCGCTGCTGGCATACCAGAGATTGGAGTGAAGAGCTTTGAACCACTAACCATTGATCAAGTATCTCTTTCAAAGGGCAGTGGAAATTTAGTTTTATCTGGCGGCTTTCAAAACCTAGTAATTCGGGGTCCATCGAATGCAACTGTTAAGCGGGCAAA CTTGGATTTCATACGTCGTCAGCTTAACTTCGAGCTGGAGTTGCCAAAGCTTCGCATAAGAGCAAAGTACAATCTAAAGGGCAACATCTTGTTGCTGCCATTAGTTGGAAGCGGCGATGTTGCGATGGCTCTGAAGAATGTTAACACTGCTGTGCGTACCAAGATATCGCTGCACAATGAGACCACAACCGGGGATGAGATCATTCACATTGATGAGATGAAAGTTAGTTTCCAGGTGGGCGCAATGCGGATTCATCTTAAAAATTTGTTCAATGGCAACGAAATATTGGCTGCATcgataaattcatttttaaatcaGAACGGTAATGAGGTCATACAAGAGCTGCGGCCCGATCTGGAGTTGGGATTGGCTGACATATTCCATGGTCTCTGGAATAATGTTTTCTCTAAAATGCCGACAAAACTCTGGCTAATTTAA
- the LOC132786665 gene encoding GATA-binding factor A isoform X3 produces the protein MYHSSSAAAAAAYTDLAAAGGAASVSGYHHQQAVNAPVYVPSNRQYNHVAAHFSSAAAAQNAWTTDSFGSAHAQLPAQFYTQNAVMMAPWRSAYDPTGFQRSSPYESAMDFQFGEGRECVNCGAISTPLWRRDGTGHYLCNACGLYHKMNGMNRPLIKPSKRLVSATATRRMGLCCTNCGTRTTTLWRRNNDGEPVCNACGLYFKLHGVNRPLAMRKDGIQTRKRKPKKTGSGSTASGASGSGSTAEAIKECKEEHDLKPTLSLERHSLSKLHTDLKSSLASSTASSLMSQHHAQQQQQQQQQQQPPPSHQQCFPLYAQQQQQQQLQQQQQQQSQHPQHSHQSQLNARQLHGAASQLYTPSSSSAASAYTTHSSNAADTPTLSNGTPSPHYQHHHLHAAATGSSHGHHAAAAHHHIHAAAAAAAYGVKTEASATNYDYVNNCYFGASFGALGGAATSAMAGGASSELAGYHHQHNVIQAAKLMATS, from the exons ATGtatcacagcagcagcgccgcGGCAGCTGCCGCCTATACGGATCTGGCCGCTGCCGGAGGCGCTGCCAGCGTGTCTGGCTACCATCATCAGCAGGCTGTAAATGCACCGGTCTATGTGCCCTCAAATCGCCAGTACAACCATGTGGCGGCCCATTTCAGCAGCGCTGCTGCCGCGCAGAATGCCTGGACAACGGATAGCTTTGGCTCGGCGCATGCCCAGCTGCCGGCACAGTTCTACACACAGAATGCCGTGATGATGGCGCCGTGGCGCAGTGCCTACGATCCCACGGGATTTCAGCGATCTTCGCCCTACGAAAGCGCAATGGATTTTCAGTTTGGTGAGGGACGCGAATGTGTCAACTGCGGTGCCATCTCGACACCGCTCTGGAGACGCGACGGTACCGGTCACTATCTGTGCAACGCTTGCGGATTGTATCACAAGATGAACGGCATGAACAGGCCGTTGATCAAGCCCAGCAAGCGACTGGTGAGTGCA ACTGCCACACGTCGCATGGGTCTGTGCTGCACCAACTGTGGAACACGCACCACAACCCTCTGGAGGCGCAACAATGACGGCGAGCCGGTGTGCAATGCCTGCGGGCTGTACTTCAAGCTGCACGGTGTCAATCGGCCATTGGCTATGCGCAAGGATGGCATTCAGACCCGCAAGCGAAAACCTAAGAAAACAGGCAGCGGCTCAACTGCAAGTGGAGCATCGGGATCCGGATCTACTGCTGAGGCCATCAAAGAGTGCAAGGAGGAGCATG ATCTTAAGCCCACACTTAGCCTGGAACGGCACAGCTTGAGCAAGCTCCACACGGATCTAAAGAGCTCACTCGCGAGTAGCACTGCCAGCAGTCTCATGAGTCAACATCAtgcccaacagcagcagcagcaacaacagcagcaacagccaccaCCGTCACATCAGCAATGCTTTCCTCTCTAtgcccagcaacagcagcaacagcaactgcaacaacagcagcagcaacagtcgcagcATCCTCAACACAGCCATCAGTCGCAATTGAATGCGAGGCAGTTGCACGGGGCCGCATCACAGCTGTATACACCCAGCAGCAGCTCGGCCGCCTCTGCCTACACGACGCACAGTAGCAATGCAGCTGACACGCCCACACTAAGCAATGGCACGCCCTCGCCTCACTATCAGCATCATCATTTGCATGCCGCAGCCACGGGCAGCTCGCACGGTCATCATGCAGCGGCGGCACATCATCACATAcatgccgctgctgcagccgcTGCTTATGGAGTCAAAACGGAGGCAAGTGCCACCAACTATGACTATGTGAACAATTGTTATTTTGGCGCCTCGTTTGGAGCATTGGGTGGAGCTGCCACATCGGCGATGGCAGGTGGCGCGAGTAGCGAACTGGCCGGATATCATCATCAGCACAATGTCATACAGGCAGCCAAACTGATGGCCACATCCTGA
- the LOC132786665 gene encoding GATA-binding factor A isoform X1, which translates to MGILLSDGDSTSDQQSTRDYPQFSGDYHNVQLQVAAVAASSKMYHSSSAAAAAAYTDLAAAGGAASVSGYHHQQAVNAPVYVPSNRQYNHVAAHFSSAAAAQNAWTTDSFGSAHAQLPAQFYTQNAVMMAPWRSAYDPTGFQRSSPYESAMDFQFGEGRECVNCGAISTPLWRRDGTGHYLCNACGLYHKMNGMNRPLIKPSKRLVSATATRRMGLCCTNCGTRTTTLWRRNNDGEPVCNACGLYFKLHGVNRPLAMRKDGIQTRKRKPKKTGSGSTASGASGSGSTAEAIKECKEEHDLKPTLSLERHSLSKLHTDLKSSLASSTASSLMSQHHAQQQQQQQQQQQPPPSHQQCFPLYAQQQQQQQLQQQQQQQSQHPQHSHQSQLNARQLHGAASQLYTPSSSSAASAYTTHSSNAADTPTLSNGTPSPHYQHHHLHAAATGSSHGHHAAAAHHHIHAAAAAAAYGVKTEASATNYDYVNNCYFGASFGALGGAATSAMAGGASSELAGYHHQHNVIQAAKLMATS; encoded by the exons ATGGGCATTTTGCTAAGTGATGGCGAT TCCACATCGGATCAGCAGTCGACGCGCGATTATCCGCAGTTCAGCGGCGACTATCACAACGTGCAGCTGCAGGTGGCCGCCGTTGCTGCCAGCTCCAAGATGtatcacagcagcagcgccgcGGCAGCTGCCGCCTATACGGATCTGGCCGCTGCCGGAGGCGCTGCCAGCGTGTCTGGCTACCATCATCAGCAGGCTGTAAATGCACCGGTCTATGTGCCCTCAAATCGCCAGTACAACCATGTGGCGGCCCATTTCAGCAGCGCTGCTGCCGCGCAGAATGCCTGGACAACGGATAGCTTTGGCTCGGCGCATGCCCAGCTGCCGGCACAGTTCTACACACAGAATGCCGTGATGATGGCGCCGTGGCGCAGTGCCTACGATCCCACGGGATTTCAGCGATCTTCGCCCTACGAAAGCGCAATGGATTTTCAGTTTGGTGAGGGACGCGAATGTGTCAACTGCGGTGCCATCTCGACACCGCTCTGGAGACGCGACGGTACCGGTCACTATCTGTGCAACGCTTGCGGATTGTATCACAAGATGAACGGCATGAACAGGCCGTTGATCAAGCCCAGCAAGCGACTGGTGAGTGCA ACTGCCACACGTCGCATGGGTCTGTGCTGCACCAACTGTGGAACACGCACCACAACCCTCTGGAGGCGCAACAATGACGGCGAGCCGGTGTGCAATGCCTGCGGGCTGTACTTCAAGCTGCACGGTGTCAATCGGCCATTGGCTATGCGCAAGGATGGCATTCAGACCCGCAAGCGAAAACCTAAGAAAACAGGCAGCGGCTCAACTGCAAGTGGAGCATCGGGATCCGGATCTACTGCTGAGGCCATCAAAGAGTGCAAGGAGGAGCATG ATCTTAAGCCCACACTTAGCCTGGAACGGCACAGCTTGAGCAAGCTCCACACGGATCTAAAGAGCTCACTCGCGAGTAGCACTGCCAGCAGTCTCATGAGTCAACATCAtgcccaacagcagcagcagcaacaacagcagcaacagccaccaCCGTCACATCAGCAATGCTTTCCTCTCTAtgcccagcaacagcagcaacagcaactgcaacaacagcagcagcaacagtcgcagcATCCTCAACACAGCCATCAGTCGCAATTGAATGCGAGGCAGTTGCACGGGGCCGCATCACAGCTGTATACACCCAGCAGCAGCTCGGCCGCCTCTGCCTACACGACGCACAGTAGCAATGCAGCTGACACGCCCACACTAAGCAATGGCACGCCCTCGCCTCACTATCAGCATCATCATTTGCATGCCGCAGCCACGGGCAGCTCGCACGGTCATCATGCAGCGGCGGCACATCATCACATAcatgccgctgctgcagccgcTGCTTATGGAGTCAAAACGGAGGCAAGTGCCACCAACTATGACTATGTGAACAATTGTTATTTTGGCGCCTCGTTTGGAGCATTGGGTGGAGCTGCCACATCGGCGATGGCAGGTGGCGCGAGTAGCGAACTGGCCGGATATCATCATCAGCACAATGTCATACAGGCAGCCAAACTGATGGCCACATCCTGA
- the LOC132786977 gene encoding inhibitor of nuclear factor kappa-B kinase subunit beta — MPHKLHRVGDWQLIRQLGQGGFGEVQQWKNIVTNQEIATKHIKNDTNIGADQERKLKERWIKEYNWTRQFQNLTFIVAGVQLGDESAEFIKQLNDNHIWQLPVIILEYCNGGDVRKLLQQAPNVNGLVQSEVCNILSCLRQSVVFLHNTCGICHRDLKPDNIVIHRLPNSRKLYKLTDFGLARNMPAETMLQSVVGTRHYFAPEVVDSGKYNNSVDFWSMGIIGYEIATGVLPFIPHQKPFNIHFNLCKKPRNCIAITEDVEEEERFHFHTELAVKHHLSSHFVAKLKEFLSLALDSDYSRRGIQGATDGVQGPSRSPIIFTKIDDLLGLKVLTLFVAFKYQRLEYVVTPTMAMSELALKIAKDTDMKVDSLYLMLPTGHPHGRVTRVTQPIDLYVDEWCDTSEASKGPPVMVYIFNMKHCDYSAPPCCMTDLVQNCIGSQKKWPPWVMDRMVLDIHYILSKEHATMRTMLFGFKEHAMSLEHDMLIYQSVIKTVNIEKEQCCGAMSHFDALISAAKQQNKLNMANKEEFETNVQRLANLSNEIISLIEQTIHHYDSSLGIIRDVAIKQSADIYKSFMDADTYKLSRFRKLYITHGDKLSCSDAYNIVINLAKERHSLLMDEKLKFLRESLNQALNRFAIIPNTLQTACQRLKDIRMQLLQLNLQMLPAATSNEPPSMLQLSNAISQLHFDTVNEVPSADLDTFDSLNTRSIIDQALQTSLLLENAMETEQ; from the exons atGCCGCATAAATTACATCGCGTCGGCGACTGGCAACTAATACGACAATTGGGCCAAGGAGGCTTTGGAGAAGTTCAACAATGGAAAAATATTGTAACAAATCAGGAAATTG CGACGAAGCATATCAAAAATGACACTAACATTGGCGCTGATCAGGAACGCAAGTTAAAGGAACGCTGGATAAAGGAGTATAACTGGACCCGGCAGTTTCAAAATTTGACGTTCATTGTTGCTGGTGTGCAGCTGGGCGACGAATCCGCtgaatttataaaacaattgaATGATAACCATATTTGGCAACTTCCTGTGATTATTCTAGAATATTGCAATGGAGGCGATGTGCGAAAACTTCTACAACAAGCACCCAATGTTAATG GTCTCGTGCAGTCTGAGGTGTGTAATATACTTAGTTGTCTGCGCCAATCTGTTGTCTTCTTGCACAATACATGTGGCATCTGTCATCGTGATCTAAAGCCTGATAACATTGTAATACATCGCCTTCCTAATAGTCGTAAGCTATACAAGCTTACAGATTTTGGTTTGGCACGTAATATGCCCGCGGAGACAATGCTGCAGAGTGTTGTTGGAACACGTCATTACTTTGCACCCGAAGTTGTTGATAGCGGCAAGTACAACAACAGTGTTGACTTCTGGTCAATGGGTATTATTGGCTATGAAATTGCAACCGGCGTATTGCCATTTATACCGCATCAGAAACCATTCAACATCCACTTTAATCTGTGTAAGAAGCCGCGCAATTGTATTGCCATAACGGAGGATGTCGAGGAGGAGGAACGCTTCCATTTTCACACTGAGCTGGCAGTAAAGCACCATCTCAGCAGTCACTTTGTGGCCAAATTGAAAGAGTTTCTTTCGTTGGCACTTGACTCGGATTATTCCCGACGCGGCATTCAAGGAGCAACTGATGGAGTACAAGGCCCATCCAGATCACCCATTATATTTACTAAGATCGATGATCTGCTTGGGCTAAAGGTGTTGACCTTATTTGTGGCATTTAAATATCAACGCCTGGAGTATGTTGTAACTCCGACGATGGCAATGTCTGAACTGGCACTAAAAATAGCCAAGGATACTGATATGAAGGTGGATTCTCTCTATCTGATGCTTCCCACGGGACATCCGCATGGACGAGTGACTCGTGTGACACAACCCATAGATCTCTACGTAGATGAATGGTGTGATACAAGTGAGGCGTCAAAGGGTCCCCCAGTGATGGTCTACATCTTCAATATGAAGCACTGCGACTATTCAGCACCCCCTTGTTGCATGACAGATCTGGTTCAGAACTGCATTGGCTCCCAAAAGAAATGGCCACCCTGGGTGATGGACAGAATGGTCCTCGACATTCACTATATACTTAGTAAGGAGCACGCAACCATGCGAACTATGCTGTTTGGATTTAAGGAGCATGCTATGTCATTAGAACACGATATGCTGATTTATCAATCAGTAATCAAAACGGTCAATATCGAGAAAGAACAATGCTGTGGAGCAATGTCTCATTTCGATGCGCTAATTTCTGCAGCAAAACAACagaataaattgaatatg GCCAATAAAGAAGAGTTTGAGACTAATGTGCAGAGACTGGCCAATTTAAGTAACGAAATCATATCTCTCATTGAGCAAACAATTCATCATTACGACTCCTCTTTGGGCATCATCCGTGACGTAGCGATTAAGCAAAGTGCTGATATCTACAAATCGTTTATGGATGCCGACACATACAAAct CTCGCGATTTCGAAAACTTTACATCACGCACGGTGATAAGTTGTCGTGCTCGGATGCTTACAATATTGTGATAAATCTGGCGAAAGAGCGTCATTCTCTTCTCATGGATGAAAAATTGAAGTTTTTGCGCGAGAGCCTTAATCAGGCGCTAAATCGCTTCGCTATTATACCAAACACTTTGCAGACTGCATGTCAACGTCTCAAGGATATTCGCATGCAATTATTGCAGCTGAATCTGCAAATGTTACCAGCTGCCACTTCCAATGAACCCCCTTCTATGTTGCAACTTAGTAATGCTATTAGTCAATTGCACTTTGATACCGTAAATGAGGTACCAAGCGCTGATTTGGATACATTCGACAGCCTTAATACCAGGAGTATCATAGATCAGGCGCTACAAACCAGTCTGCT TTTGGAAAACGCAATGGAAACTGAACAGTGA